One Microbacterium esteraromaticum genomic window carries:
- a CDS encoding cation transporter, translating to MTLELVAPSRRDVLRRRVRIVVAITIAWNLVEAVVALIAGGVASSTALIGFGLDSIVEVLSAAAVAWQFAAPDPERREKVALRVIAVSFFALAAYVSVDAVLSLVGLREPEHSPVGIVLAALSLVVMPLLSWFERRTGRELGSASAVADSKQTLICTYLSAALLAGLLLNSLLGWAWADSVAALVIAVVAVREGLEAWRGENCCAAPVSVLTGERAPHGCDDGCCAAPGR from the coding sequence ATGACGCTCGAACTGGTCGCCCCATCACGCAGAGACGTGCTGCGCCGACGGGTGCGCATCGTCGTCGCGATCACGATCGCCTGGAACCTCGTCGAGGCCGTCGTGGCGCTCATCGCAGGCGGCGTCGCGTCGTCGACGGCGTTGATCGGATTCGGACTCGACTCGATCGTCGAGGTGCTGTCGGCCGCGGCGGTCGCCTGGCAGTTCGCCGCGCCAGACCCCGAGCGCCGCGAGAAGGTGGCGCTGCGCGTCATCGCCGTGTCTTTCTTCGCGCTCGCCGCCTACGTCAGCGTCGATGCCGTGCTGTCTCTGGTGGGGCTGCGCGAGCCCGAGCATTCGCCGGTCGGCATCGTGCTCGCCGCGCTGAGCCTCGTCGTCATGCCGCTGCTCAGCTGGTTCGAGCGACGCACAGGTCGTGAACTGGGCTCGGCGTCGGCGGTCGCGGACTCGAAGCAGACTCTCATCTGCACCTACCTCTCGGCTGCGCTGCTCGCCGGTCTGCTGTTGAACAGCCTGCTCGGCTGGGCGTGGGCCGACTCGGTGGCGGCTCTGGTGATCGCGGTCGTCGCCGTGCGCGAAGGCCTTGAGGCATGGCGCGGCGAGAACTGCTGCGCGGCGCCCGTCTCGGTGCTGACCGGAGAGCGGGCGCCGCACGGCTGCGACGACGGATGCTGCGCCGCACCCGGGCGATGA
- a CDS encoding hemerythrin domain-containing protein translates to MAWSEELKAVHARLRQALALTRQALADGEPTRAASRDLLLFCHGFCAALSGHHLAEDRELFPAIVAEHPQLGETLRKLEQDHAMMSHLIAGLQTAVDSHAAPADLARHLEGLAAIMESHFRYEERQLLHVLDTLELDADSRQMLGPL, encoded by the coding sequence GTGGCCTGGAGCGAGGAGCTGAAGGCGGTGCACGCGCGGCTGCGCCAGGCCCTGGCTCTCACGCGGCAGGCGCTCGCCGATGGCGAGCCGACGCGGGCGGCCAGCCGTGATCTGCTGCTGTTCTGCCACGGGTTCTGCGCCGCGCTCAGTGGGCATCATCTCGCCGAGGACCGTGAGCTCTTCCCGGCGATCGTGGCCGAGCATCCGCAGCTGGGTGAGACCCTGCGCAAGCTCGAACAGGATCATGCGATGATGTCGCACCTGATCGCCGGCCTGCAGACCGCGGTCGACTCTCACGCCGCGCCGGCGGACCTTGCACGGCACCTCGAGGGACTCGCCGCGATCATGGAGAGCCACTTCCGGTACGAGGAGCGTCAGCTGCTTCACGTGCTGGACACGCTCGAACTCGACGCCGATTCACGCCAGATGCTCGGGCCGCTATGA
- a CDS encoding GNAT family N-acetyltransferase, with the protein MSPLIRVVPHSELTFDDVTRVRRLFDGEYAQDFGMWHPEQPYGYAPHDVHVMACAGDVIVGHVGWARREITVGERIVVVAGVGGVLVSESARGVRLGERLMSRAVESMRLAGGIDFGYLGCREEVVPFYESCGWTRVFAAERSIDRAGLPVADPPGQPLLVFPLSASMEWPDGEIDLRGRAW; encoded by the coding sequence ATGAGTCCACTGATCCGCGTCGTGCCGCACTCGGAGCTCACGTTCGACGACGTGACGCGCGTTCGCAGGCTGTTCGATGGCGAGTACGCGCAGGACTTCGGCATGTGGCATCCGGAGCAGCCATACGGGTACGCGCCGCACGACGTGCACGTGATGGCGTGTGCTGGCGATGTCATCGTCGGGCACGTCGGCTGGGCTCGGCGGGAGATCACCGTAGGGGAGCGCATCGTGGTGGTCGCCGGCGTTGGCGGAGTGCTGGTCTCGGAAAGCGCACGTGGCGTGCGCCTCGGCGAGCGGCTGATGAGCCGAGCGGTGGAGTCGATGCGCCTTGCCGGTGGCATCGACTTCGGCTATCTCGGATGCCGTGAAGAGGTCGTGCCGTTCTACGAGTCCTGCGGTTGGACGCGTGTGTTCGCTGCTGAGCGTTCGATCGATCGGGCCGGACTGCCTGTGGCGGACCCACCGGGGCAGCCGCTCCTCGTCTTCCCGCTGAGTGCGTCGATGGAATGGCCGGACGGGGAGATCGATCTTCGCGGGCGAGCATGGTGA
- the glpX gene encoding class II fructose-bisphosphatase, with the protein MVSLTADLSPLRPDRNLAMELVRATEAAAIRAVPFIGRGAKEEADGAAVDAMRAFLGTVDFQGRVVIGEGEKDNAPMLFNGEVVGTGRGPECDIAVDPIDGTTLTAEGRQNALSVLAVSDRGTMLDASSVFYMDKLVTGPAGVGVVDIRKPIGENIRRLAKALGKPVDEVVVSVLNRPRHEKLIAEIREAGAGTRLMSDGDVAGGINAARHNARTDMCVGIGGSPEGIVTACAIKALGGHIQGMLWPRDDDERQRGIDAGLEMDKVYEADDLVKGDNTIFVATGVTDGQLVRGVRREGNYLYTESIVLRGASGTLRRITSDHLVSKWL; encoded by the coding sequence ATGGTGAGCCTCACAGCCGATCTCAGTCCCCTCCGCCCAGACCGCAACCTCGCGATGGAACTCGTGCGCGCCACCGAGGCGGCCGCGATCCGCGCGGTGCCGTTCATCGGTCGCGGCGCCAAGGAGGAGGCCGATGGTGCGGCCGTCGACGCCATGCGCGCCTTCCTCGGCACCGTCGACTTTCAGGGCCGCGTCGTGATCGGCGAGGGCGAGAAGGACAACGCGCCGATGCTGTTCAACGGCGAGGTCGTCGGCACGGGACGCGGGCCCGAATGCGACATCGCCGTCGACCCGATCGACGGCACCACCCTCACCGCCGAGGGGCGTCAGAACGCGCTGTCGGTGCTCGCGGTGTCCGACCGCGGCACGATGCTCGACGCCTCAAGCGTGTTCTACATGGACAAGCTCGTCACCGGTCCTGCGGGCGTCGGCGTCGTCGACATCCGCAAGCCCATCGGCGAGAACATCCGCCGGCTGGCCAAGGCGCTCGGCAAGCCGGTCGACGAGGTCGTGGTGTCGGTGCTGAACCGTCCCCGTCACGAGAAGCTCATCGCCGAGATCCGCGAGGCCGGTGCCGGCACCCGCCTGATGAGCGACGGCGACGTCGCAGGCGGCATCAACGCGGCGCGTCACAACGCCCGCACCGACATGTGCGTCGGCATCGGCGGCAGCCCTGAGGGCATCGTCACCGCCTGCGCCATCAAGGCGCTCGGCGGGCACATCCAGGGCATGCTCTGGCCGCGCGACGACGATGAGCGCCAGCGCGGCATCGACGCCGGGCTCGAGATGGACAAGGTGTACGAGGCGGATGACCTGGTGAAGGGCGACAACACGATCTTCGTCGCCACGGGAGTCACCGACGGCCAGCTCGTGCGCGGAGTGCGCCGCGAGGGCAACTACCTGTACACCGAGAGCATCGTGCTTCGCGGTGCGTCCGGAACCCTCCGTCGCATCACGTCGGATCACCTCGTGTCGAAGTGGCTCTGA
- a CDS encoding ribonuclease inhibitor, with translation MVDDASRVFRIEGDRIDTIDDLYAQLNALLMADEDWTLGSSLDALDDVLYQFDTNGAVFVWADHEHSRESLGLATTRRWLEDKLSRPDIFNAQGIRHQRDALLRGEGKTYFEIVQEIFASHRNVRLELR, from the coding sequence ATGGTCGACGACGCATCCCGGGTCTTCCGCATCGAAGGAGACCGCATCGACACGATCGACGACCTGTACGCACAGCTCAACGCTCTCCTGATGGCGGATGAGGACTGGACGCTGGGATCGAGTCTGGACGCGCTCGATGACGTGCTTTATCAGTTCGACACGAATGGCGCGGTCTTCGTGTGGGCAGATCACGAGCACAGTCGCGAGAGCCTCGGGCTCGCGACGACGCGGCGCTGGCTGGAGGACAAACTCTCCCGACCCGATATCTTCAATGCGCAGGGCATCCGGCATCAACGGGATGCCCTGCTGCGCGGCGAGGGCAAGACCTACTTCGAGATCGTCCAGGAGATCTTCGCCTCGCACCGGAACGTTCGACTGGAACTGCGCTGA
- a CDS encoding dihydrofolate reductase family protein yields MGTLSFTATVSLDGYAAGPDGDFQFGAPSEQVFRFHVERMAAISTEILGRRTYELMHYWESEPAGEDWGDDESEFARRWQALDIIAASSTLTPGDLTLENHRLVSDLTVDEIARTADAAPGEVEIFGPTTAAPAIRAGLVRDFRFFIVPVILGGGLRALPEEVTLDLQLVASRVFENGFTMLHYTAGGSTAQRSSATRDR; encoded by the coding sequence ATGGGAACCCTGAGCTTCACTGCCACCGTCTCGCTGGACGGCTACGCCGCCGGACCCGATGGCGACTTCCAGTTCGGCGCGCCGAGCGAACAGGTGTTCCGGTTCCACGTCGAGCGCATGGCGGCCATCTCGACCGAGATCCTCGGGCGCCGCACCTATGAGCTCATGCACTACTGGGAGTCGGAACCCGCGGGCGAGGACTGGGGTGACGACGAGAGCGAGTTCGCCAGACGGTGGCAGGCGCTCGACATCATCGCGGCCTCATCGACGCTGACACCCGGGGACCTGACGCTGGAGAACCACAGGCTGGTATCCGACCTCACCGTAGACGAGATCGCGCGGACAGCGGACGCCGCACCCGGTGAGGTCGAGATCTTCGGTCCCACGACGGCGGCACCGGCGATCCGCGCCGGTCTCGTGCGCGACTTCCGCTTCTTCATCGTGCCTGTGATCCTCGGCGGTGGCCTGCGCGCTCTCCCCGAAGAGGTGACTCTCGACCTGCAGCTGGTCGCGAGTCGCGTCTTCGAGAACGGCTTCACCATGCTGCACTACACAGCCGGCGGATCGACGGCGCAGCGAAGCAGCGCCACGCGGGACAGATGA
- a CDS encoding VOC family protein, with amino-acid sequence MPIPAAPEGYATVNPFIITTGAEDVTRFVIEVFGGEERAEARTVDDDGLLLQAEVRVGTTTIMLAERKPNWPFTPSLLQVYVDDLDAVLERALARGGRLVTTPTDFFGTQFARVQDSSANLWWIWQHGDAVRDADDSESEWTAEGGDQGWGEISPELAYIHDTLLEAMTALRDPKA; translated from the coding sequence ATGCCCATTCCCGCCGCCCCCGAGGGCTACGCCACCGTCAACCCATTCATCATCACGACGGGCGCCGAGGATGTGACCCGGTTCGTCATCGAAGTCTTCGGCGGCGAGGAGCGTGCGGAGGCACGCACCGTCGATGACGACGGCCTTCTGCTTCAGGCCGAGGTGAGAGTGGGCACCACCACCATCATGCTCGCGGAGCGCAAGCCGAACTGGCCCTTCACTCCGAGCCTGCTTCAGGTCTATGTCGATGACCTCGACGCTGTGCTGGAGCGGGCTCTCGCGCGCGGGGGCCGCCTGGTCACCACACCCACCGACTTCTTCGGCACGCAGTTCGCTCGGGTGCAGGATTCGAGTGCAAACCTCTGGTGGATCTGGCAGCACGGCGATGCGGTCCGGGACGCCGATGACAGTGAGAGCGAGTGGACGGCAGAGGGCGGTGATCAGGGGTGGGGTGAGATCTCACCCGAGCTCGCCTACATCCATGACACGCTGCTCGAGGCGATGACCGCCCTGCGCGACCCGAAGGCCTGA
- a CDS encoding DNA-formamidopyrimidine glycosylase family protein: MPESPEVQALVEFIDERIIGRVIAAVDIAEFRVVKTRARPPETLIDATVSGARRFGKHVGIETSAGWLMIGFGRNGWIRWQSAGDAHAQGPVPEVARIALDDGAVAQIIDRGDFLGVTISIVDSPPDVPGIAALGPDPLAPQFTRDDLERALGTRRKQIKALLQEQASLAGIGNAYSDEILHRARLPLAVHAAALGADARARLFDATLDVMRGAVEQRRGLSPEHLKQAKVDAMAVHGRGGEPCPVCGTIIVDQTFAGASAQSCPRCQSEGVDG, encoded by the coding sequence ATGCCCGAGTCTCCGGAGGTCCAGGCGCTCGTGGAGTTCATCGACGAGCGGATCATCGGCCGCGTCATCGCTGCGGTCGACATCGCCGAGTTCCGAGTCGTCAAGACGCGAGCCCGGCCGCCGGAGACGCTGATCGACGCGACTGTCAGCGGGGCACGTCGCTTCGGGAAGCACGTCGGCATCGAGACGAGCGCCGGCTGGCTGATGATCGGGTTCGGGCGCAACGGGTGGATACGGTGGCAGTCGGCGGGGGATGCCCACGCACAGGGGCCCGTTCCGGAGGTCGCTCGGATCGCACTCGATGATGGGGCGGTGGCGCAGATCATCGACCGGGGTGACTTCCTCGGCGTCACCATCTCGATCGTCGACTCGCCGCCCGACGTCCCGGGCATCGCCGCGCTCGGCCCCGATCCGCTCGCCCCACAGTTCACCCGCGACGACCTGGAGCGCGCTCTCGGCACCCGCCGCAAGCAGATCAAGGCCCTGCTGCAGGAGCAGGCATCGCTCGCGGGCATCGGCAACGCCTACTCCGACGAGATCCTCCATAGAGCGCGGCTGCCGCTCGCCGTGCATGCCGCGGCACTCGGCGCGGACGCCAGGGCGCGTCTCTTCGACGCCACGCTCGACGTCATGCGCGGAGCGGTCGAACAACGGCGTGGCCTTTCACCAGAGCACCTCAAGCAGGCGAAAGTGGATGCCATGGCCGTGCACGGTCGCGGAGGAGAGCCCTGTCCTGTGTGCGGCACCATCATCGTCGACCAGACGTTCGCCGGGGCGTCTGCGCAGTCGTGTCCGCGCTGCCAGTCCGAGGGCGTCGATGGCTGA
- the cmtR gene encoding Cd(II)/Pb(II)-sensing metalloregulatory transcriptional regulator CmtR: MLTIASRLEAMNRLGRAMADPTRSRILISLLDAPGYPAALARDLGLTRSNVSNHLACLRDCGIVVAEPEGRQTRYEISDPHLAAGLTALVETTLAVDESATCIDPTCPIPGCCDDKTVS, from the coding sequence ATGCTGACCATCGCATCCCGACTGGAGGCCATGAACCGGCTGGGCCGCGCGATGGCCGACCCGACTCGCTCACGCATCCTCATCTCGCTCCTCGACGCGCCCGGCTATCCGGCCGCGCTGGCACGAGACCTCGGGCTGACGCGCTCCAACGTGTCGAACCACCTCGCCTGCCTTCGCGACTGCGGCATCGTCGTCGCCGAGCCCGAGGGGCGGCAGACACGCTACGAGATCAGCGATCCTCATCTCGCCGCAGGCCTCACGGCACTCGTCGAGACCACGCTCGCCGTCGACGAGAGCGCCACCTGCATCGACCCGACGTGTCCGATTCCCGGATGCTGCGACGACAAGACGGTGTCATGA
- a CDS encoding 3'-5' exonuclease has protein sequence MPLDFTAIDFETANSSPASACSVGLVRVRDGKVVAQTGWLIRPPAGHDEFNEWNVRIHGIRPQDVIGAATWAQQLDRLCGFAGADVLVAHNAGFDLNVLRRACEATGLDAPPYRSLCSLAVARKTYSLDSYRLPLAAAAAGFGEFSHHDALADARACAQIVIDAARRAAVHDIDELGEALGVARSAPLIIEAARAVA, from the coding sequence GTGCCCCTGGATTTCACCGCGATCGACTTCGAGACCGCGAACTCCAGCCCCGCCTCCGCCTGTTCCGTCGGACTCGTGCGCGTGCGCGACGGGAAGGTCGTCGCGCAGACCGGCTGGCTGATCCGGCCTCCCGCAGGCCACGACGAGTTCAACGAGTGGAATGTGCGCATCCACGGCATCCGTCCGCAGGACGTCATCGGGGCCGCCACCTGGGCCCAGCAGCTCGACCGGCTCTGCGGGTTCGCCGGCGCCGACGTGCTCGTCGCGCACAACGCCGGGTTCGACCTCAACGTGCTCCGTCGAGCCTGCGAGGCCACCGGCCTCGACGCGCCGCCGTATCGCTCGCTCTGCTCACTCGCCGTGGCTCGGAAGACCTACAGCCTCGACTCGTACCGCCTCCCCCTGGCCGCAGCCGCGGCGGGGTTCGGCGAGTTCTCGCACCACGACGCACTGGCCGACGCCCGCGCCTGCGCCCAGATCGTGATCGATGCCGCGCGTCGCGCCGCGGTGCACGACATCGACGAGCTCGGCGAGGCGCTCGGAGTGGCCCGTTCGGCGCCGCTGATCATCGAAGCCGCACGGGCCGTCGCCTGA
- a CDS encoding class I SAM-dependent methyltransferase, giving the protein MSDSRATSFGAEADNYEAARPDYPFEAVAWMLDRLPSGARRLVDVGAGTGKLTRVVAEAKDAEVVAVDPDAAMLAKLREAVPGVPTFVGTAESLPLPDASVDAVVLGQAWHWVDPVAASAEIGRAVRPGGTLGLIWNARDNRVDWVRRLTAVMNASAAEEMLDAGGPTVASPFGELESERWEWVRPMTREQLHRMAASRSHLITASEGERGEIRRQMDELFDELGLHGDGTVDVPYVTSAFRSLRAG; this is encoded by the coding sequence ATGAGCGATTCACGAGCGACCTCCTTCGGTGCCGAGGCCGACAACTACGAGGCTGCCCGGCCCGACTATCCGTTCGAGGCGGTCGCGTGGATGCTCGATCGTCTTCCTTCCGGTGCGCGGCGTCTCGTCGACGTCGGCGCGGGCACAGGCAAGCTCACCCGGGTGGTCGCCGAGGCGAAGGATGCCGAGGTCGTCGCGGTCGATCCGGATGCGGCGATGCTCGCGAAGCTGCGCGAGGCCGTGCCGGGTGTGCCGACCTTCGTCGGCACGGCCGAGTCCCTTCCCCTTCCGGATGCCAGTGTCGACGCCGTCGTGCTCGGGCAGGCCTGGCACTGGGTCGATCCCGTCGCGGCGTCGGCTGAGATCGGACGGGCGGTGCGCCCCGGCGGAACGCTCGGGCTGATCTGGAACGCCCGCGACAACCGGGTCGACTGGGTGCGCCGGCTCACCGCGGTCATGAACGCGAGCGCCGCGGAGGAGATGCTCGACGCGGGCGGGCCAACGGTGGCATCCCCGTTCGGCGAGCTCGAGAGCGAGAGGTGGGAGTGGGTGCGCCCGATGACGCGCGAGCAGCTGCACCGCATGGCGGCATCCCGCAGCCACCTGATCACCGCGAGCGAGGGCGAGCGAGGCGAGATACGGCGGCAGATGGACGAGCTCTTCGACGAGCTGGGGCTGCACGGCGACGGCACCGTCGACGTGCCGTACGTCACCTCAGCGTTCCGGTCGCTGCGCGCCGGTTGA
- a CDS encoding alpha/beta fold hydrolase, with translation MTQPSIFEPEGRAVPFVDEGEGPVTLVLVTNRSLEADGLGVISHYLAEEAGFRVVRIGSRAAAEGITAGDRAADAAAVIEDLGIADTWIGGHGAGSTIARTFAVEHPERVNGLLMLGVEDEQIDLAPGIPVLIIQAEKDDVTPAANAEALRATAPERATITRIPGADHFFVATHPIETAVVIEEYLDWD, from the coding sequence GTGACCCAGCCCAGCATCTTCGAGCCCGAAGGCCGCGCCGTCCCCTTCGTCGACGAGGGTGAAGGACCCGTCACGCTCGTGCTGGTCACGAATCGCAGTCTCGAGGCCGATGGCCTCGGGGTCATCTCGCACTACCTGGCCGAAGAAGCGGGATTCCGCGTCGTGCGCATCGGCTCCCGCGCTGCTGCCGAAGGCATCACCGCCGGTGACCGGGCAGCGGACGCGGCCGCAGTGATCGAGGACCTCGGCATCGCCGACACCTGGATCGGCGGACACGGGGCCGGCAGCACCATTGCACGCACCTTCGCCGTCGAGCATCCCGAGCGGGTCAACGGACTGCTGATGCTGGGCGTCGAAGACGAGCAGATCGACCTCGCCCCCGGCATCCCGGTGCTGATCATCCAGGCCGAGAAGGACGACGTCACTCCCGCCGCCAACGCCGAGGCACTGCGGGCGACCGCGCCCGAGCGCGCGACGATCACCCGCATCCCCGGGGCCGACCACTTCTTCGTCGCCACGCACCCGATCGAGACAGCCGTGGTGATCGAGGAGTACCTCGACTGGGACTGA
- the ychF gene encoding redox-regulated ATPase YchF, whose product MALTIGIVGLPNVGKSTLFNALTKNDVLAANYPFATIEPNVGVVNLPDPRLQVLAGIFGSERILPATVSFVDIAGIVRGASEGEGLGNQFLANIREADAIAQVVRGFVDDDVVHVEGTVDPKGDMETINAELMLADLQTIEKALPRFEKEVKQKRTDPAVLEAANAAKDALERGQLLSTAGLDLAPIKELGLLTAKPYIYVFNVDESVLTDEAKKAELEALVAPAQAVFLDAKIESELIGLDPEDAQELLEATGQSESGLDQLARIGFATLGLQTYLTAGPKESRAWTIPQGAKAPQAAGVIHTDFEKGFIKAEVISFEDLVETGSVAEARAKGKARLEGKDYVMQDGDVVEFRFNN is encoded by the coding sequence GTGGCTCTCACTATCGGAATCGTCGGGCTGCCGAACGTCGGCAAGTCCACCCTCTTCAACGCGCTGACCAAGAACGACGTGCTCGCGGCGAACTACCCGTTCGCGACGATCGAGCCGAACGTCGGCGTCGTCAACCTGCCCGATCCGCGTCTGCAGGTGCTGGCCGGCATCTTCGGCAGTGAGCGCATCCTGCCCGCCACGGTGTCGTTCGTAGACATCGCCGGCATCGTGCGCGGCGCGAGCGAGGGTGAGGGGCTGGGCAACCAGTTCCTGGCGAACATCCGCGAGGCGGATGCGATCGCTCAGGTCGTACGCGGCTTCGTGGACGACGACGTCGTGCACGTCGAGGGGACCGTCGACCCCAAGGGTGACATGGAGACCATCAACGCCGAGCTGATGCTCGCCGATCTGCAGACGATCGAGAAGGCTCTGCCGCGCTTCGAGAAGGAAGTGAAGCAGAAGAGGACTGATCCTGCGGTGCTCGAGGCGGCGAACGCCGCGAAGGATGCCCTCGAGCGCGGTCAGCTGCTCTCGACCGCCGGTCTCGACCTCGCGCCGATCAAGGAGCTCGGGCTGCTGACGGCGAAACCCTACATCTACGTGTTCAACGTCGACGAATCGGTGCTCACCGACGAGGCGAAGAAGGCCGAGCTCGAGGCTCTCGTCGCGCCGGCGCAGGCTGTGTTCCTCGACGCCAAGATCGAGTCCGAGCTGATCGGCCTCGACCCGGAAGACGCGCAGGAGCTGCTTGAGGCGACGGGTCAGAGCGAATCGGGTCTCGACCAGCTCGCGCGCATCGGCTTCGCCACCCTCGGCCTTCAGACCTACCTCACCGCCGGGCCCAAGGAATCGCGGGCATGGACGATCCCCCAGGGGGCGAAGGCGCCGCAGGCGGCTGGTGTGATCCACACCGACTTCGAGAAGGGCTTCATCAAGGCCGAGGTCATCTCGTTCGAGGACCTCGTCGAGACCGGGTCGGTCGCAGAGGCTCGTGCGAAGGGCAAGGCTCGCCTCGAGGGCAAGGACTACGTCATGCAAGATGGCGACGTGGTGGAGTTCCGCTTCAACAACTGA
- a CDS encoding AraC family transcriptional regulator, translating to MLAGLTGPTLGHRWIRSTVGEHSWGIQLKAHAVLPGVSKLLLRGGEQRLLVRAGKVTIGQHAIRFPEFEDLESFTDRLLELDVLRDDEQVRRMLTGEDAGYSERHRQRRVRAATGLTRKQIEQLSRAREAFALLLQGVPPTECAARCGFADQAHLTRSLRAFHGQTPAQVLSGR from the coding sequence GTGCTCGCCGGCCTGACAGGTCCGACCCTGGGGCACCGCTGGATCCGCTCTACGGTCGGCGAGCACAGCTGGGGCATCCAGCTGAAGGCTCACGCGGTCCTGCCAGGAGTGAGCAAGCTGCTCCTGCGCGGCGGCGAGCAGCGCCTCCTCGTCCGAGCGGGAAAGGTCACAATCGGGCAGCATGCAATACGATTCCCGGAGTTCGAGGACCTCGAGAGCTTCACTGATCGTCTTCTTGAGCTCGATGTGCTGCGCGATGACGAACAGGTCAGGCGGATGCTCACCGGCGAAGACGCGGGCTACTCGGAAAGACACCGTCAGCGCCGAGTCCGCGCCGCGACAGGGCTCACGCGCAAGCAGATAGAGCAGTTGTCGCGAGCGCGTGAAGCGTTTGCCCTGCTGTTGCAGGGCGTCCCGCCGACGGAGTGCGCTGCGCGCTGCGGTTTCGCCGACCAGGCTCACCTGACTCGTTCGCTGAGGGCCTTCCACGGCCAGACACCGGCCCAGGTGTTGTCCGGTCGATGA